The Desulfovibrio fairfieldensis sequence GTCTTCAGCGACAACGGTGATCCCGCCATCCGTTACTTGGCTTTGCGCGGCCTTTTCCACAGTTTCAAGGACGGTCTGTATCCCTACTACGGCAAGGATGCGGACAGGGCCCGCGTCTGGCTGCGCTACAACGCCCTGATGCAGCGGGGACCCACAGGCTATATCGACGCCTGGCTGGCCTCGGGCGTGTCCTGGCTGTTGAGCGGCCGCCCGCAGGACAGGGCTCTGCTGGAGCCTTACGGCGATGTGCTCTGGGAAAACAAGGGCTGGCTTATTGTGCGTCGGCGCTGAGTGCGCGGCCCGCACGGCCATGCGGCATTGCCGCCGCTTGCGCCGGTCAGCCCTTGGGCTTGAGGATGGGGCCCGCGCGCTCGCCCACCAGGGTGTCTTCCAGCGTGGCGCACATTTTCTGATACTTGCCGTTCAGAAAGCGGAAACGGCGCAGCCGGGCCGTGAAGTCCGGGCCCGCCGCGGCCACGCGCCGCTCGAAGAGGGTGCGCGCAAAGGCGTAAAGCTCCAGGTCCGCATTGTTCAGGCGCGCGGCCAAAGCCCGGTCTTCGGCGCTGACGGCGTCGGCCAGGCCGGGGCGCAGCATGTTCCGGCGTTCGTGGAAGAGCTTTTGCAAGCCGATTTCGTCGGCCAGCAGCAGGAGGCTTTCGTCAAAGCGCTCCTGAATGCCCACAAAGCAGAAACTTTCTTCCAGATGCTTTTTAGCCAGGGCCAGCACCTCGTCCGGATTCCTGTCCGGCGCGAACACGCCCGCCAGACAGTGGGTGACGAAGTTTCTGCCCCGGAATTTCAGCAGGGGATCGTTGCTGGTGAGGTAGTCCCGGAAGCTGACGGCATTTTCGTTGAGATAGGCGTAGAGATGGTTTTCAGGCCAGGACTTCTGGAAGACGTATTCCGAAACAAGCCGGCTCAAGGGCTCGCGCAGCAGGGTGAACATGCGCAGGCGACGGCCGTAGAGGCTGGGCGGATCGAAACTTTCGGGCATCAGATGCCCCTCGATGAGGCGGATGCGCTCCAGCACGTCCGCCTCCAGCATACGGCAGCGCTCGTAATCCTCCTTGGCATAGACGCTCAGGACGGTTTCAGGCGCGAAATTATCGTGCAGAACGGCGTTCAGCGTGGTCCCGGCCGTGCGCGGCAGATGCAGGAAAAAGAGCGTTTCATCCATGGCGTGTTCCCCGGAGCGTATTTGTATACCTCGCCGGGGCCGTCCCGCAAGCGGGGCGGCCGTGCCGTGCTTGCCTCCGCCGCATGAATCCGGCATACTTACTCTTCCATAAAATATTTCGCATAGGAACGCGGCGGATTCCGACGGGGCCTGTTCGCGCTGACGCGGAGTAGTTTTGGAGGCGATGTTTTCAAAGCGCCATCCAGCCGGAGCCGTGACGCTTCGCGGTGCGCCGCGCACGCCGGGGCGGCACGTTTACTGTTTCAATGCTCTGAAACTGACTTTTCACGCCGACGCGGGGGTGTCCCATGCAGCCGGAACTTCTGCTCTTCGACATAGGCAACACGTCCATCAAGGTGGGGCTGGCCAACGAGCGGCACGTGCTGACTTCCTACACCCTGCCAGCCAACGCCGGGCACACCTCGGACAGCCTGGGCCTCACGCTTCTTTCCCTTTTGCGGCACGCGGACACGGATATGGCGAAGCTCAAGGCCTGCGTGGCCTCTTCCGTGGTGCCGGGTTTCGACCCGCTGCTGCGCGAGGCCGTGGCCCGCTATCTGGACCGGCCCCTGTACTGCGCGCCCGACGACTTGCCCATTCCCCTGGAAAACCGTTACGAACGGCCCTCCGAAGTGGGAGCGGACCGCCTGGTGGGGGCTTTCGCCGCCCGCAGGCTCTGCCCGGACGCGGCCTCCCTGCTGGTGGTGGACTTCGGCACAGCGGTGACTTTTGACTGCGTGAGCGGGCAGGCCTATCTGGGCGGCCTGATCTTTCCGGGCCCGGCCACGGCCCTGGCCGCGTTGTCGCGCGAAGCCGCCAAATTGCCCAGAGTCAATCTGGACATTCGCGCGCAAGAACCCGCGCCCGGCCGCGACACCACCACCAGCATCCAGCATGGTCTGGTCTTTGGCTTTGTCTGTATGGTGGAGGGCCTGACCCAGCGGCTCAAGCGGCAGATGCCCGGCCCGATCAAGGTGCTGGCCACAGGCGGCTTTGCCGCGTCCATCGCCAGGGTGAGCCCGGTCTTCGACCATGTTCTGCCCGCCCTGTTGCTGGATGGCCTGCGGCGTCTGTACTATGAGGAGCGGGATATTCTCTGAGGCCGCCGCGCATCGGCGCGCCCGGCCTTGTTCTGAACATAACCCCAACATGAGGGCATAAGGAGCGAATAATGAGCAGCATTGCCTCTGTTTTCGGCCGTGAGATCCTGGATTCGCGCGGCAATCCCACCGTGGAAGTGGAAGTGACCCTGGAATCGGGCATCAGCGCCCGCGCGGCCGTGCCGTCCGGCGCGTCCACCGGCAGCCGGGAGGCGCTGGAAATGCGCGACGGCGACAAGAAACGTTACGGCGGCAAGGGCGTGACCAAAGCCGTGGAGCATGTCAACGGCGAAATCGCCGACGCGCTTCTGGGCCTGGACGTGCTGCGCCAGGTGCAGATCGACAACAGCCTTATCGATCTGGACGGCACGGACAACAAATCCCGCCTGGGCGCCAACGCCATGCTGGGCGTGTCCATGGCTTGCGCGCGGGCCGCGGCCACCTTTCTGGGCCTGCCGCTCTACAAGTATCTCGGCGGCATCAACGCCAAGGTGCTGCCCGCGCCCATGATGAACATCATCAACGGCGGCGCGCACGCCCCCAACAACCTGGACATCCAGGAATTCATGATCATGCCCATCGGGGCCATGACCTTCCGCGATTCCCTGCGCATGGGCACGGAGATTTTCCATACCCTGCAGGCCATCCTGAAAGCGGACGGGCATGTGACCAGCGTGGGCGACGAGGGCGGCTTCGCGCCCAATCTCAAGAACCATGACGAGGCCTTTGCCTACATCATCAAGGCCATCGAAGAGGCGGGCTACAATCCCGGCGGCGAAGTGGCCCTGGCTATCGACGCGGCCGCCTCGGAATTCTACCAGGACGGCAAGTACGTGCTCAAGGGCGAGGGCAAGACCTTCAACAACGCCGAAATGGTCGAATGGCTGGCCGGGTTCACCCGCAAATACCCGCTGATCTCCATTGAGGACGGCATGGCCGAAGGCGACTGGGACGGCTGGGGCATGCTTACCGCCAGCTTGGGCGAGAGCATTCAGCTGGTGGGCGACGACATCTTCGTGACCAACCCGGCCATCCTGGCCGAGGGCATTTCCGAAGGCGTGGGCAACTCCATCCTGATCAAGCTGAACCAGATCGGCACAGTGACCGAAACCCTGGACACCATTGAAATGGCCAAGGAAGCGGCCTACACCACCGTCATTTCGCACCGCTCCGGCGAAACCGAAGACAGCTTTATTGCGGATCTGGCCGTGGGCGTCAACGCCGGGCAGATCAAGACCGGCTCGCTCTGCCGTTCCGAGCGCATGGCCAAGTATAACCAGTTGCTGCGCATTGAGGAGGAACTGGGCGACGAGGCCGAATTCTTCGGCCCCATGCTGGCCGAGTATTACGCGCTGGGCGACAGCGAGGACTAAAACGCTATGCCGAACGCAAGGCCCGCGCCCGTAAAGGACGCGGGCCTTGTTGCAGCGGAGTCTTTCAGAATGGAACATGCCGTAATATTCGCGGTAGCGAGATTCGGTATCCCGGTCTTTCAGTCTGCTTTCTATTGCTGTCGCGCGGAGGTGCCTGGAAATGACGGCATCGCTTGCACTTGACACTGTTTCAAAGCCGACCTGGGGAGAGCCGTATGGCGTTGAAAAGTTTTCCCATCAGATGGTGTTGTTTTCGCGGCCGGGCGTCACGCGCGGAATTTGTGTGGAATCTCTTTGCGTATGCCCTGATGCTGCCGCTGTCCTATGTGGTCATGGCGGTTCTGGGATCCATGCTGCCGCTACTGAGTCTAGCCGGTGGAGCGGCCATTCTAGCCGTGTGGCTGACGTGGGTGGGAGTGAGCGTGCGGCGTCTGAAGGATTGCGGTCGCAGCCTTTGGTGGGTAGCCGTGCCGCTGTTGCCTTCATTGTTGCAGACGGGTGAGGTGTTGCTGTTGCGGTACTGCCAGGATGACGCATGGGCCACCGAGCTGCTGGATCATCCCGCTTGGCATGTCCTGTGGGCAATTTCAGTGCTGGGCGCCCTGCTTTTTCTGCTTTATCTGCTGATCAAGAAAGGCACGCCCGGCCCCAATCGCTACGGGCCTGACCCTCTGATTTCGGCGGAAGCCTTGGCCGGAAAGCCTGCTATTTCCCATGGCCTTAGCCACCGGGAAGGCCTTGAGCAGTGAAATTCATTGCAGCCGTGAAAACCTGCCTGCGCAAGTACGCCTGTTTCCGGGGACGGGCCCCGCGCTCGGAATTCTGGTGGTTTTACATTTTTTACCTGCTGGCCTGCACGGTCTCGATTCTTGTCGTGATATGGCTTGCGAAGTCTTTCAGCTTCGGAAACGCCATGCTGTTGCTTACCAACGGCACGGCGTTTGTGTTATATTTGCCGTCGCTGGCCGTGCGAGTACGCCGCCTGCATGATTGCGGATACAGCGGCAACTGGCTGGCGCTGTATGCCTTGCTGGTTTATTGGGGGCGTTTCTCTGCCTTCGCGATTCTCATCGGTTTCTTGCTGATTCCGTTGCCTGGGGATCTGGGAAATCTGCCGCTGGTTATTTGCCTTCTTATGGTGGATGTCTGGTTTTTCATTTCCGACGATCCCTTTATGACGTGTATCTTCATAGTACAACTGCTCGGCGAGCTGGCCATGTTGCTTGTCTGTTTCAAAAAGGGCACGACCGGTCCCAACCGCTACGGGCCGGATTCGCTGGAGGGCGAGCCGGGACGGAGGGCCAGGGTGCTGGTCTTCAGGAAATCGGGCACTGACCGGCCCGAACCGGCCCGGCGCGTCAGGCGAGAAGGAGGGAGAAGACCCGCCCGGAGCTTGAGCGCGGCGCGCGGATGGCGTATACTGAATTTTTCTGATCAGTTTTGAACCCCAAGGCCGGAGAAGAGCATGCTTTTGATTGACGGCAAGGAAACGTCTCGCGTCATCCGCGAGGAACTCAGGGAAGAAGTGGCCGCCGCCTGCGGCAAAGGCCGCCGCGCGCCGGGTCTGGCAGTGATCCTCGTGGGCGAGGACCCCGCGTCGGAGGTCTATGTGCGCAACAAGGAGCGGGCCTGCGCCGAGGCGGGCATTATCTCCTTCCCCTATCATCTGCCCGCGTCCACCGGCCAGCACGAACTGCTGGCCCTGATCCATGAATGCAACCGCCGCGCGGATGTGGACGGCATTCTGCTGCAATTGCCCCTGCCGTGCGGCCTGGACGCCCAGGCTTGCCTGCTGGCTATTGATCCGGCCAAGGATGTGGACGGCTTCCATCCTGAAAATGTGGGCCGCCTTTCCCTGGGCTTGCCGGGTTTTGTCTCCTGCACGCCCGCGGGCGTCATGGAGCTGTTGCGGCGCTACGACCTCTCGCCCGCAGGCAAAAAGGCCGTGGTGGTGGGGCGCTCCGACATCGTGGGCAAGCCGCTGGCCATGCTCCTGGCCCGGCCCGGCGATTACGCCAATGCCACGGTGACCATCTGCCATTCGCGCACTCCGGATCTGGCGGCGGAATGCCGCAATGCGGACTTCCTTTTTCTGGCCATGGGGCGGCCCCGCTTCGTCACCGCCGATATGGTGCGCGAAGGCGTGGTCGTCATTGATGTGGGCATCAACCGCACGCCCGAAGGCCTTTGCGGCGACGCGGACTTCGCGGGCGTGAGCGCCAAGGCGCGCGCCATCACGCCGGTGCCCGGCGGCGTGGGGCCCATGACCATCGCCATGCTGCTCAAAAACACCGTGCAGTCCTGGCGCGGCCGCACGGCATAGAGCACTTCACTCTTGAAATGTTCTAACGCCGGACACGGTGAGGCGCGCCGCGAAGACCGACCCGACGGGCGGCCCGTAGGGCCGTGCCTGTAGCCCAAAGGGCGTACAGACATCGAGAGCAACGCGGCGTGGATTCCGGAAAAGCGACCGAAGGCAGCCCGAAGGGCTGTCCCCGTTGGCGACAACGGAGCCATACGGGGATCGACACAGCGCTAAACCGCGTTTTAGCATTGCCGCCGACATCCGTACGGCCCGAACCCGCCAGCGGCTGCCGCTTCCACAGTGCGCGGGCGGCGTTGGGTTTGAACTGTGTAACACTCCAAACGTAAAATACCGTGGTGCCGATCGGAAAACCGGGAAAGGGGAACATATGGAATTCGCGCCCGCTGTACGGCGTTGCCTGACCGAGAAGTATTGCAGCTTCAAGGGGCGGGCCTCGCGCTCGGAATTCTGGTGGTTCATGTTATTTATGTTCCTGGTCAATGTTGTTGTGAGCCTTGTCGCCGGCTTTCTTCCCTCAGCGGCGGGGAACGGCCTCAGCGTCCTGGTTTCGCTGGCTTTCATTTTGCCCAATATCGGGGTCACCGCGCGCCGCCTGCACGACCGCAACCTGTCGGGCTGGTGGCAGTTGGCGCCCATAGTCCCCACCATTCTGCTGCTGGCGATGATTTTCACGATGTCGATTACGGAGACCGCCCTGGTTCTCTTGTCTCTTCTGGCGGTGGCCGTGGCTATCTGGTTTCTCATAATGCTGATTCTGCCCGGCACGCTCGGGCCCAACCGCTTCGGCCCTGATCCGCTGAGGTCCGCGCCCCCGGACAGCGCGCCGGGCGACCCCCAATGAAAAACGGAGAAAGGGGAGAGATATGACCTTTGCCCAGGCCGTGCGCGTCTGTCTGAAAGACAAATACTGCAATTTCCGGGGCCGCGCGTCCCGTTCGGAATTCTGGTGGTTCATGCTGTGCATCGGCCTGATCAATCTGGCCGCCAATATCGTGCTTTCGCCCTTGCCGCCCAAGACGGCCATGGGGCTGAACTTTCTGGTTTCCCTGGCCCTGCTTCTGCCCAATTTCGGGGTGACGGTGCGCCGCCTGCACGATCGTAATCTGGCGGGCTGGTGGCTGCTGGTTCCCATCCTCAGCCTGTTGTTCTGGCTGCTGGGCCGGGGCGCGCCCGGCGGCAATGCCGGCCCGGTGTCGGCCCTGCTCTCCCTGTCCATGTGCATCTGCTATCTTGCCATCCTGTCGCTGCCGGGCACGGCCGGGCCCAACCGTTTCGGGCCCGATCCCCTGGCGGCGGAAACCGCGGGGGAATAGGCCGCCCCGCGGCCCTCTTGCCAGAACGGGCGCGTTGGCGTATGGCCCCGGAATCATCTGCCATAACGTGAGGACAACCATGTACCGCAATGCGAAAAATGTCGGCTACTATATGATAGGCAAGGGCGCGCTGGCCCAACTGGGCGATCTGCTGACCACCCGCCGCGAGGCGCAGGACGGACCGGCGGTCTTTTTCCTTGATCATTATTTTGAGGGCAAGGGCTTGGCGGATCGCCTGCCCGTGGAAAACCAGGATATGGTGCTCTACGTGGACACCACGGAAGAGCCCACCACCGACAGCGTGGACGGCTACACCGCCCGGGCCAAGGAATTTCTGGGCGGCAAAATGCCCTGCGCCCTGCTGGCCTTCGGCGGCGGCTCGACCCTGGACACCTGCAAATGCGTGGGCAATCTGCTGACCAATCCCGGCAAGGCCGAGGACTACCAGGGCTGGGAGCTGGTCAAACATCCCGCGCCCTACAAGATCGCCGTGCCCACGCTTTCCGGCACGGGTTCTGAAACCTCGCGCACGGGCATCATCTGCAATGAGGCCAAAAATCTCAAGCTGGGCATGAACAGCGACTATACCATGTTCGACCAGGTGCTTCTGGACCCGGACCTGACCGCCAGCGTGCCGCGCAACCAGTATTTTTACACCGGCATCGACACCTACATGCACTGCTTCGAAAGCCTTTCCGGCTCCTACCGCAACGTGGTGGTGGATTCCCTGGCGGAAAAGGCCATCGACATCTGCAAGCGGGTCTTCCTTTCCGACGACATGATGAGCGACGAAAACCGCGAGCTGATGATGATCGCCTCCTTCCTGGGCGGCATGGCCGCCGGTTTCGTGGGCGTGGTGCATCCTGTTTCGGCGGGTCTGAGCATGGTGCTGCACATGCCCCACGGTCTGGCCAACTGCCACGCCCTGTCCGTGCTGGAAGACATCTATCCCACGGAATACCGGGACTTCATGGCCATGATCGAGCGTCAGGGCATTGATCTGCCCAAGGGCATCTGCCAAGGGCTCAGCGACGCGCAGTACACGGCCCTGTACGAGGCCAGCATCGTGCATGAAAAACCCCTGATCAACCGCCTGGGCCCGGATTTTAAAAAGATTCTCACCAAAGATAATGTGATCGGGCGTTTCAAAAACATGTAGCGCGGCATTTGTCCCTTTTTGCCGCTGGCGGCGTTATCAATGCTGTCTTTATCCGTAAGGCGGCAACGCCGCCAACGGCTAAAGCAAACACGCTTTTTATTCCGGTCATGGACCAAAAGAGTCCACTCCCGTCATAAAAAGTTCGTTTGCGCCAAGGCATCATGGGCTGTAGGCGGCAGGCCGCAACAGCCCATAGTCCTTGCCAGCGGCAAAAAGATTTCAAATGCCGTTTTTAGCAACCTCCCATGGAGGGTGAGATGGACATCAAGGTCAATTTCAGCGGACGCGCCATCCGCTATACGGAAGAGGAAATCGCCGTGGTCGTGGAGGCCATGCGCAACGCCGATCCTCTGACCCAGGGACAGTACATGCGCGCGTTTGAAAGCAAGTTCGCGCGTTATCAGGGCGTGGCCGAAGGCTCCTGCTTCACCACCATGAACGGCTGCGCGGCCCTGGAAATGTCGGCCCAGCTCTGCCGTTTCAAGCCCGGCGACGAGCTGGTCATTCCCTCGCACACCTTCACGGCCTCAGCCTATCCCTATCTTAAAAAGGGCGCGCGCCTGGTCTGGGCCGATGTGGACCCGCACACCCGCGTGGTCACGGCCGAGAGCATCGAAAAAGTTCTGACCCCCAAAACCAGGGCCGTGGTGGTGGTCCATCTCTACGGCTATGTGGCGGACATGCCCTCCATAGCGGCCCTCTGCAAGGAGCGCGGCCTGATTCTCATCGAGGACGCGGCCCAGGCCATCGGCGCGGAAGTGGACGGCAAAAAGGCGGGCAGCTTCGGGGACATGGCCGTGTTCTCCTTCCACTCGCATAAAAACCTGACCACTCTGGGCGAGGGCGGCATGCTCTACGTGCGCGACCCGGCCCTGGCCGCCGTGGTGCCCGCCCTGCGCCACAATGGGCACTGCGCCTATGACTTCGAG is a genomic window containing:
- a CDS encoding sulfotransferase family 2 domain-containing protein, which encodes MDETLFFLHLPRTAGTTLNAVLHDNFAPETVLSVYAKEDYERCRMLEADVLERIRLIEGHLMPESFDPPSLYGRRLRMFTLLREPLSRLVSEYVFQKSWPENHLYAYLNENAVSFRDYLTSNDPLLKFRGRNFVTHCLAGVFAPDRNPDEVLALAKKHLEESFCFVGIQERFDESLLLLADEIGLQKLFHERRNMLRPGLADAVSAEDRALAARLNNADLELYAFARTLFERRVAAAGPDFTARLRRFRFLNGKYQKMCATLEDTLVGERAGPILKPKG
- a CDS encoding type III pantothenate kinase, coding for MQPELLLFDIGNTSIKVGLANERHVLTSYTLPANAGHTSDSLGLTLLSLLRHADTDMAKLKACVASSVVPGFDPLLREAVARYLDRPLYCAPDDLPIPLENRYERPSEVGADRLVGAFAARRLCPDAASLLVVDFGTAVTFDCVSGQAYLGGLIFPGPATALAALSREAAKLPRVNLDIRAQEPAPGRDTTTSIQHGLVFGFVCMVEGLTQRLKRQMPGPIKVLATGGFAASIARVSPVFDHVLPALLLDGLRRLYYEERDIL
- the eno gene encoding phosphopyruvate hydratase, coding for MSSIASVFGREILDSRGNPTVEVEVTLESGISARAAVPSGASTGSREALEMRDGDKKRYGGKGVTKAVEHVNGEIADALLGLDVLRQVQIDNSLIDLDGTDNKSRLGANAMLGVSMACARAAATFLGLPLYKYLGGINAKVLPAPMMNIINGGAHAPNNLDIQEFMIMPIGAMTFRDSLRMGTEIFHTLQAILKADGHVTSVGDEGGFAPNLKNHDEAFAYIIKAIEEAGYNPGGEVALAIDAAASEFYQDGKYVLKGEGKTFNNAEMVEWLAGFTRKYPLISIEDGMAEGDWDGWGMLTASLGESIQLVGDDIFVTNPAILAEGISEGVGNSILIKLNQIGTVTETLDTIEMAKEAAYTTVISHRSGETEDSFIADLAVGVNAGQIKTGSLCRSERMAKYNQLLRIEEELGDEAEFFGPMLAEYYALGDSED
- a CDS encoding DUF805 domain-containing protein, whose product is MALKSFPIRWCCFRGRASRAEFVWNLFAYALMLPLSYVVMAVLGSMLPLLSLAGGAAILAVWLTWVGVSVRRLKDCGRSLWWVAVPLLPSLLQTGEVLLLRYCQDDAWATELLDHPAWHVLWAISVLGALLFLLYLLIKKGTPGPNRYGPDPLISAEALAGKPAISHGLSHREGLEQ
- a CDS encoding DUF805 domain-containing protein, with the protein product MKTCLRKYACFRGRAPRSEFWWFYIFYLLACTVSILVVIWLAKSFSFGNAMLLLTNGTAFVLYLPSLAVRVRRLHDCGYSGNWLALYALLVYWGRFSAFAILIGFLLIPLPGDLGNLPLVICLLMVDVWFFISDDPFMTCIFIVQLLGELAMLLVCFKKGTTGPNRYGPDSLEGEPGRRARVLVFRKSGTDRPEPARRVRREGGRRPARSLSAARGWRILNFSDQF
- the folD gene encoding bifunctional methylenetetrahydrofolate dehydrogenase/methenyltetrahydrofolate cyclohydrolase FolD, whose amino-acid sequence is MLLIDGKETSRVIREELREEVAAACGKGRRAPGLAVILVGEDPASEVYVRNKERACAEAGIISFPYHLPASTGQHELLALIHECNRRADVDGILLQLPLPCGLDAQACLLAIDPAKDVDGFHPENVGRLSLGLPGFVSCTPAGVMELLRRYDLSPAGKKAVVVGRSDIVGKPLAMLLARPGDYANATVTICHSRTPDLAAECRNADFLFLAMGRPRFVTADMVREGVVVIDVGINRTPEGLCGDADFAGVSAKARAITPVPGGVGPMTIAMLLKNTVQSWRGRTA
- a CDS encoding DUF805 domain-containing protein — its product is MEFAPAVRRCLTEKYCSFKGRASRSEFWWFMLFMFLVNVVVSLVAGFLPSAAGNGLSVLVSLAFILPNIGVTARRLHDRNLSGWWQLAPIVPTILLLAMIFTMSITETALVLLSLLAVAVAIWFLIMLILPGTLGPNRFGPDPLRSAPPDSAPGDPQ
- a CDS encoding DUF805 domain-containing protein, which codes for MTFAQAVRVCLKDKYCNFRGRASRSEFWWFMLCIGLINLAANIVLSPLPPKTAMGLNFLVSLALLLPNFGVTVRRLHDRNLAGWWLLVPILSLLFWLLGRGAPGGNAGPVSALLSLSMCICYLAILSLPGTAGPNRFGPDPLAAETAGE
- a CDS encoding iron-containing alcohol dehydrogenase family protein, with amino-acid sequence MYRNAKNVGYYMIGKGALAQLGDLLTTRREAQDGPAVFFLDHYFEGKGLADRLPVENQDMVLYVDTTEEPTTDSVDGYTARAKEFLGGKMPCALLAFGGGSTLDTCKCVGNLLTNPGKAEDYQGWELVKHPAPYKIAVPTLSGTGSETSRTGIICNEAKNLKLGMNSDYTMFDQVLLDPDLTASVPRNQYFYTGIDTYMHCFESLSGSYRNVVVDSLAEKAIDICKRVFLSDDMMSDENRELMMIASFLGGMAAGFVGVVHPVSAGLSMVLHMPHGLANCHALSVLEDIYPTEYRDFMAMIERQGIDLPKGICQGLSDAQYTALYEASIVHEKPLINRLGPDFKKILTKDNVIGRFKNM
- a CDS encoding DegT/DnrJ/EryC1/StrS family aminotransferase, with translation MDIKVNFSGRAIRYTEEEIAVVVEAMRNADPLTQGQYMRAFESKFARYQGVAEGSCFTTMNGCAALEMSAQLCRFKPGDELVIPSHTFTASAYPYLKKGARLVWADVDPHTRVVTAESIEKVLTPKTRAVVVVHLYGYVADMPSIAALCKERGLILIEDAAQAIGAEVDGKKAGSFGDMAVFSFHSHKNLTTLGEGGMLYVRDPALAAVVPALRHNGHCAYDFERPDYWKPAMGNVDVPMLDGDMLMPNNYCLGEVECALGAKLLDRIDAINDRKRERALRFMDALADFPELEFHRVDSRRHNYHLLAARMTTGPEMRDRFMRAMSGEKGVKCVVQYIPLDRYDYYKRLGCGTANCPNADAFFDSMISFPFQHWLSEEEFDYMLAATRDVLTSLR